Proteins encoded in a region of the Zea mays cultivar B73 chromosome 4, Zm-B73-REFERENCE-NAM-5.0, whole genome shotgun sequence genome:
- the LOC103653353 gene encoding uncharacterized protein isoform X1, giving the protein MRSNPILMVLSAAAIGLLVGVSSPIRIAPTVLPLFSSLGGGGGGGGDDANCTSAGAGGRNMAARLSAALPFFGNSTTSTATPMKVSPPAKSEEAKKGAERLLPPDIVVRESDLHLRRLWGQPREDTPVRKYLVALTVGYSERANVNATVHKFSDNFDVMLFHYDGRTTEWDAEFEWSRQAIHVSARKQAKWYLVVRQEVHAPQRRGALRVRLPLGPGPRGRDLRRGGVHQGRQEARAGDLAARPGHRQGRQELRRQRQEERHRGAHVDVGRQVQRPRRRPPPAVQRLRGGHGPRLHSPGLGLRLAHDPERSGSRMGSGLELLEMRRRAWAADGRGGRAVRGAPPRLYAGGQGQRHRGRKPTQGQAACVGRVWRVQSQTVQRGQGPAGSSSSSCTVQGGSSSSAATVVNQPVDIDIITPNGWFNIVHNTSLLSRKSR; this is encoded by the exons ATGAGATCAAATCCGATCCTGATGGTGCTGTCCGCGGCGGCAATCGGGCTCTTGGTCGGCGTCTCCTCTCCCATACGGATCGCGCCGACGGTGCTCCCGTTGTTCAGCAGCCTtggtggcggtggcggcggcggcggcgacgacgcgAACTGCACCTCTGCCGGCGCCGGCGGCAGAAACATGGCCGCCAGATTGTCAGCAGCACTACCCTTCTTCGGAAACAGCACCACCTCTACTGCAACACCAATGAAGGTTTCTCCGCCGGCGAAATCAGAAGAAGCAAAGAAGGGCGCGGAACGGCTACTACCGCCAGACATCGTTGTTCGTGAGTCTGATCTCCACCTGCGTCGGCTCTGGGGACAACCGCGTGAG GACACCCCCGTTCGCAAGTACCTGGTGGCGCTGACGGTGGGCTACAGCGAGAGAGCCAATGTCAACGCGACGGTTCACAAG TTCTCGGACAACTTCGACGTCATGTTGTTCCACTACGACGGGCGGACGACGGAGTGGGACGCCGAGTTCGAGTGGTCCAGGCAAGCCATCCACGTCAGCGCCAGGAAGCAGGCCAAATGGTACTTA GTGGTACGCCAAGAGGTTCATGCACCCCAGCGTCGTGGCGCCCTACGAGTACGTCTTCCTTTGGGACCAGGACCTCGGGGCCGAGACCTTCGACGCGGAGGAGTACATCAGGGTCGCCAGGAAGCACGGGCTGGAGATCTCGCAGCCCGGCCTGGACATCGTCAGGGGCGTCAAGAACTACGACGTCAACGTCAGGAGGAACGACACCGAGGTGCACACGTCGACGTCGGCCGGCAGGTGCAGCGCCCAAGacgccgcccgccgcccgccgTGCAGCGCCTTCGTGGAGGTCATGGCCCCCGTCTTCACTCGCCGGGCCTGGGCCTGCGTCTGGCACATGATCCAGAACGATCTGGTTCACGGATGGGGTCTGGACTGGAACTTCTGGAGATGCGTCGAC GAGCCTGGGCGGCAGATGGGCGTGGTGGACGCGCAGTACGTGGCGCACCACCACGGCTTTACGCTGGGGGACAAGGGCAACGACACCGTGGACGGAAGCCGACGCAAGGTCAGGCTGCGTGCGTCGGCCGAGTTTGGCGAGTTCAAAGCCAGACTGTACAACGCGGACAGGGCCCAGCAGGCAGCAGCAGCTCTTCTTGCACAGTCCaaggcggcagcagcagcagcgccgCCACCGTCGTAAATCAACCAGTAGATATCGACATCATAACTCCTAATGGCTGGTTTAACATCGTTCATAATACATCACTACTGTCCAGGAAATCTCGATAG
- the LOC103653353 gene encoding uncharacterized protein isoform X2: MRSNPILMVLSAAAIGLLVGVSSPIRIAPTVLPLFSSLGGGGGGGGDDANCTSAGAGGRNMAARLSAALPFFGNSTTSTATPMKVSPPAKSEEAKKGAERLLPPDIVVRESDLHLRRLWGQPREDTPVRKYLVALTVGYSERANVNATVHKFSDNFDVMLFHYDGRTTEWDAEFEWSRQAIHVSARKQAKWWYAKRFMHPSVVAPYEYVFLWDQDLGAETFDAEEYIRVARKHGLEISQPGLDIVRGVKNYDVNVRRNDTEVHTSTSAGRCSAQDAARRPPCSAFVEVMAPVFTRRAWACVWHMIQNDLVHGWGLDWNFWRCVDEPGRQMGVVDAQYVAHHHGFTLGDKGNDTVDGSRRKVRLRASAEFGEFKARLYNADRAQQAAAALLAQSKAAAAAAPPPS, encoded by the exons ATGAGATCAAATCCGATCCTGATGGTGCTGTCCGCGGCGGCAATCGGGCTCTTGGTCGGCGTCTCCTCTCCCATACGGATCGCGCCGACGGTGCTCCCGTTGTTCAGCAGCCTtggtggcggtggcggcggcggcggcgacgacgcgAACTGCACCTCTGCCGGCGCCGGCGGCAGAAACATGGCCGCCAGATTGTCAGCAGCACTACCCTTCTTCGGAAACAGCACCACCTCTACTGCAACACCAATGAAGGTTTCTCCGCCGGCGAAATCAGAAGAAGCAAAGAAGGGCGCGGAACGGCTACTACCGCCAGACATCGTTGTTCGTGAGTCTGATCTCCACCTGCGTCGGCTCTGGGGACAACCGCGTGAG GACACCCCCGTTCGCAAGTACCTGGTGGCGCTGACGGTGGGCTACAGCGAGAGAGCCAATGTCAACGCGACGGTTCACAAG TTCTCGGACAACTTCGACGTCATGTTGTTCCACTACGACGGGCGGACGACGGAGTGGGACGCCGAGTTCGAGTGGTCCAGGCAAGCCATCCACGTCAGCGCCAGGAAGCAGGCCAAATG GTGGTACGCCAAGAGGTTCATGCACCCCAGCGTCGTGGCGCCCTACGAGTACGTCTTCCTTTGGGACCAGGACCTCGGGGCCGAGACCTTCGACGCGGAGGAGTACATCAGGGTCGCCAGGAAGCACGGGCTGGAGATCTCGCAGCCCGGCCTGGACATCGTCAGGGGCGTCAAGAACTACGACGTCAACGTCAGGAGGAACGACACCGAGGTGCACACGTCGACGTCGGCCGGCAGGTGCAGCGCCCAAGacgccgcccgccgcccgccgTGCAGCGCCTTCGTGGAGGTCATGGCCCCCGTCTTCACTCGCCGGGCCTGGGCCTGCGTCTGGCACATGATCCAGAACGATCTGGTTCACGGATGGGGTCTGGACTGGAACTTCTGGAGATGCGTCGAC GAGCCTGGGCGGCAGATGGGCGTGGTGGACGCGCAGTACGTGGCGCACCACCACGGCTTTACGCTGGGGGACAAGGGCAACGACACCGTGGACGGAAGCCGACGCAAGGTCAGGCTGCGTGCGTCGGCCGAGTTTGGCGAGTTCAAAGCCAGACTGTACAACGCGGACAGGGCCCAGCAGGCAGCAGCAGCTCTTCTTGCACAGTCCaaggcggcagcagcagcagcgccgCCACCGTCGTAA